One genomic region from Eptesicus fuscus isolate TK198812 chromosome 4, DD_ASM_mEF_20220401, whole genome shotgun sequence encodes:
- the STX1B gene encoding syntaxin-1B isoform X1 — MKDRTQELRSAKDSDDEEEVVHVDRDHFMDEFFEQVEEIRGCIEKLSEDVEQVKKQHSAILAAPNPDEKTKQELEDLTADIKKTANKVRSKLKAIEQSIEQEEGLNRSSADLRIRKTQHSTLSRKFVEVMTEYNATQSKYRDRCKDRIQRQLEITGRTTTNEELEDMLESGKLAIFTDDIKMDSQMTKQALNEIETRHNEIIKLETSIRELHDMFVDMAMLVESQGEMIDRIEYNVEHSVDYVERAVSDTKKAVRYQSKARRLPSTITCLQLLQPGTQVQVKDPQLTEPGFLLQQHSDHMLPQEATATCDQVYQLLGLCRVCHVLLGRDPGSPELPAVCYLPSTSSPPDVP, encoded by the exons ATGAAGGATCGGACTCAGGAGCTGCGGAGT GCGAAAGACAGTGACgatgaggaggaggtggtccATGTGGATCGGGATCACTTCATGGATGAGTTCTTTGAACAG GTGGAAGAGATCCGGGGCTGCATTGAGAAGCTGTCGGAGGATGTGGAGCAAGTGAAGAAACAGCACAGCGCCATCCTGGCCGCCCCCAACCCGGATGAGA AGACCAAACAGGAGCTGGAGGACCTCACTGCAGACATCAAGAAGACGGCCAACAAGGTTCGGTCCAAATTGAAAG CGATCGAGCAAAGCATcgagcaggaggaggggctgaaCCGTTCCTCCGCGGACCTGCGCATCCGCAAGACTCAG cattcTACACTCTCCCGGAAGTTCGTGGAAGTAATGACCGAATATAACGCGACCCAGTCCAAGTACCGGGACCGCTGCAAGGACAGGATCCAGCGGCAGCTGGAGATCA CCGGAAGGACCACAACCAACGAAGAACTGGAAGACATGCTGGAGAGCGGGAAGTTGGCCATCTTCACTGACGAT ATCAAAATGGACTCCCAGATGACGAAGCAGGCGCTGAATGAGATCGAGACGAGGCACAACGAGATCATCAAACTGGAAACCAGCATCCGCGAGCTGCACGACATGTTTGTGGACATGGCCATGCTCGTGGAAAGCCAG GGCGAGATGATTGACCGAATTGAATACAACGTGGAACATTCCGTGGACTATGTGGAGCGAGCTGTGTCTGACACGAAGAAAGCCGTGAGATATCAGAGCAAGGCCCGGAGG CTCCCCTCCACGATCACCTGTCTTCAGCTCCTCCAGCCAGGGACCCAGGTGCAGGTCAAAGATCCGCAGCTCACGGAGCCGGGGTTCCTGCTGCAGCAGCATTCGGACCACATGCTCCCCCAGGAAGCCACAGCCACCTGTGACCAGGTATACCAGCTTCTGGGCCTGTGCAGAGTCTGCCATGTCCTGCTAGGGAGAGACCCTGGTTCACCTGAGTTGCCTGCGGTGTGCTACCTGCCCAGCACCAGCAGCCCACCCGATGTTCCTTGA
- the STX1B gene encoding syntaxin-1B isoform X3, whose product MKDRTQELRSRILSQDDDEEEVVHVDRDHFMDEFFEQVEEIRGCIEKLSEDVEQVKKQHSAILAAPNPDEKTKQELEDLTADIKKTANKVRSKLKAIEQSIEQEEGLNRSSADLRIRKTQHSTLSRKFVEVMTEYNATQSKYRDRCKDRIQRQLEITGRTTTNEELEDMLESGKLAIFTDDIKMDSQMTKQALNEIETRHNEIIKLETSIRELHDMFVDMAMLVESQGEMIDRIEYNVEHSVDYVERAVSDTKKAVRYQSKARRKKIMIIICCVVLGVVLASSIGGTLGL is encoded by the exons ATGAAGGATCGGACTCAGGAGCTGCGGAGT AGAATCTTGAGTCAGGA TGACgatgaggaggaggtggtccATGTGGATCGGGATCACTTCATGGATGAGTTCTTTGAACAG GTGGAAGAGATCCGGGGCTGCATTGAGAAGCTGTCGGAGGATGTGGAGCAAGTGAAGAAACAGCACAGCGCCATCCTGGCCGCCCCCAACCCGGATGAGA AGACCAAACAGGAGCTGGAGGACCTCACTGCAGACATCAAGAAGACGGCCAACAAGGTTCGGTCCAAATTGAAAG CGATCGAGCAAAGCATcgagcaggaggaggggctgaaCCGTTCCTCCGCGGACCTGCGCATCCGCAAGACTCAG cattcTACACTCTCCCGGAAGTTCGTGGAAGTAATGACCGAATATAACGCGACCCAGTCCAAGTACCGGGACCGCTGCAAGGACAGGATCCAGCGGCAGCTGGAGATCA CCGGAAGGACCACAACCAACGAAGAACTGGAAGACATGCTGGAGAGCGGGAAGTTGGCCATCTTCACTGACGAT ATCAAAATGGACTCCCAGATGACGAAGCAGGCGCTGAATGAGATCGAGACGAGGCACAACGAGATCATCAAACTGGAAACCAGCATCCGCGAGCTGCACGACATGTTTGTGGACATGGCCATGCTCGTGGAAAGCCAG GGCGAGATGATTGACCGAATTGAATACAACGTGGAACATTCCGTGGACTATGTGGAGCGAGCTGTGTCTGACACGAAGAAAGCCGTGAGATATCAGAGCAAGGCCCGGAGG AAGAAAATCATGATCATCATTTGCTGTGTGGTGCTGGGGGTGGTCTTGGCGTCATCCATTGGGGGGACGCTGGGCTTGTAG
- the STX1B gene encoding syntaxin-1B isoform X2 — protein sequence MKDRTQELRSAKDSDDEEEVVHVDRDHFMDEFFEQVEEIRGCIEKLSEDVEQVKKQHSAILAAPNPDEKTKQELEDLTADIKKTANKVRSKLKAIEQSIEQEEGLNRSSADLRIRKTQHSTLSRKFVEVMTEYNATQSKYRDRCKDRIQRQLEITGRTTTNEELEDMLESGKLAIFTDDIKMDSQMTKQALNEIETRHNEIIKLETSIRELHDMFVDMAMLVESQGEMIDRIEYNVEHSVDYVERAVSDTKKAVRYQSKARRKKIMIIICCVVLGVVLASSIGGTLGL from the exons ATGAAGGATCGGACTCAGGAGCTGCGGAGT GCGAAAGACAGTGACgatgaggaggaggtggtccATGTGGATCGGGATCACTTCATGGATGAGTTCTTTGAACAG GTGGAAGAGATCCGGGGCTGCATTGAGAAGCTGTCGGAGGATGTGGAGCAAGTGAAGAAACAGCACAGCGCCATCCTGGCCGCCCCCAACCCGGATGAGA AGACCAAACAGGAGCTGGAGGACCTCACTGCAGACATCAAGAAGACGGCCAACAAGGTTCGGTCCAAATTGAAAG CGATCGAGCAAAGCATcgagcaggaggaggggctgaaCCGTTCCTCCGCGGACCTGCGCATCCGCAAGACTCAG cattcTACACTCTCCCGGAAGTTCGTGGAAGTAATGACCGAATATAACGCGACCCAGTCCAAGTACCGGGACCGCTGCAAGGACAGGATCCAGCGGCAGCTGGAGATCA CCGGAAGGACCACAACCAACGAAGAACTGGAAGACATGCTGGAGAGCGGGAAGTTGGCCATCTTCACTGACGAT ATCAAAATGGACTCCCAGATGACGAAGCAGGCGCTGAATGAGATCGAGACGAGGCACAACGAGATCATCAAACTGGAAACCAGCATCCGCGAGCTGCACGACATGTTTGTGGACATGGCCATGCTCGTGGAAAGCCAG GGCGAGATGATTGACCGAATTGAATACAACGTGGAACATTCCGTGGACTATGTGGAGCGAGCTGTGTCTGACACGAAGAAAGCCGTGAGATATCAGAGCAAGGCCCGGAGG AAGAAAATCATGATCATCATTTGCTGTGTGGTGCTGGGGGTGGTCTTGGCGTCATCCATTGGGGGGACGCTGGGCTTGTAG